The proteins below are encoded in one region of Streptomyces ficellus:
- a CDS encoding YciI family protein, with amino-acid sequence MPRFLTLIRVDEKNAPAEGPSPELQERMGKLLEEITKAGVMLETAGLTPSEDGTRVTWEGGELSVTDGPFTEAKEVIGGYSISQCKDKAEAVEWTKRFLATHEDYWTITAEVREIAEG; translated from the coding sequence ATGCCGCGCTTCCTGACGCTGATCCGTGTCGACGAGAAGAACGCCCCCGCCGAGGGGCCGAGCCCCGAGCTGCAGGAGCGGATGGGGAAGCTGCTGGAGGAGATCACCAAGGCGGGCGTCATGCTGGAGACCGCCGGGCTCACGCCGTCCGAGGACGGCACCCGCGTCACCTGGGAGGGCGGGGAGCTGTCGGTGACCGACGGGCCCTTCACCGAGGCCAAGGAGGTCATCGGCGGGTACTCGATCTCGCAGTGCAAGGACAAGGCCGAGGCCGTCGAGTGGACCAAGCGGTTCCTCGCGACGCACGAGGACTACTGGACCATCACCGCCGAGGTGCGGGAGATCGCCGAGGGCTGA
- a CDS encoding DUF6247 family protein: MTAGPPEQPLIPQPPPTVTALRQAVAQITPAALPAFTRELDQAADQARLGSDLAPLRRFTAHWAVHVQIHRRPAVSARLRALEEVVETGDAEEVRRAAAEVGRILDEARAALSRNPR; this comes from the coding sequence ATGACCGCCGGCCCGCCAGAGCAGCCGCTGATCCCGCAGCCTCCGCCGACCGTCACGGCGCTGCGTCAGGCTGTCGCACAGATCACCCCGGCAGCTCTGCCGGCGTTCACCCGGGAGCTGGACCAGGCCGCCGACCAGGCCCGTCTCGGCTCGGACCTCGCGCCGCTCAGGCGCTTCACCGCTCACTGGGCCGTGCATGTGCAGATCCACCGTCGGCCAGCTGTGTCGGCCCGGCTGCGCGCACTGGAGGAAGTCGTCGAAACGGGCGACGCGGAAGAGGTCCGGCGGGCCGCGGCCGAGGTCGGGCGCATTCTCGACGAGGCAAGGGCCGCGCTGTCGCGGAACCCGCGGTGA
- the tsaD gene encoding tRNA (adenosine(37)-N6)-threonylcarbamoyltransferase complex transferase subunit TsaD, with amino-acid sequence MADEPLVLGIETSCDETGVGIVRGTTLLADAVASSVDTHARYGGVVPEIASRAHLEAMVPTIERALEQAGVTARDLDGIAVTAGPGLAGALLVGVSAAKAYAFALDKPLYGVNHLASHICVDQLEHGPLPEPTMALLVSGGHSSLLLAPDITSDVRPMGATIDDAAGEAFDKIARVLDLGFPGGPVIDRLAREGDPSAIAFPRGLSGPRDPAYDFSFSGLKTAVARWIEAKRAAGEEVPVRDVAASFQEAVVDVLTRKAVRACKDEGVDHLMIGGGVAANSRLRALAEERCERAGIRLRVPRPGLCTDNGAMVAALGAEMVARNRPASDLELSADSSLPVTDPHVPGNHGHGHGHDHDHVHEISKDNLYS; translated from the coding sequence ATGGCTGACGAACCCCTCGTCCTCGGCATCGAGACGTCCTGCGACGAGACCGGCGTCGGCATCGTCCGCGGCACGACCCTGCTGGCGGACGCCGTCGCGTCGAGTGTGGACACGCACGCCCGGTACGGCGGTGTCGTGCCCGAGATCGCCTCCCGCGCGCACCTGGAGGCGATGGTCCCGACCATCGAACGCGCCCTGGAGCAGGCGGGTGTGACCGCCCGTGACCTGGACGGCATCGCGGTCACCGCCGGCCCCGGCCTCGCGGGCGCGCTCCTCGTCGGGGTGTCGGCGGCGAAGGCGTACGCGTTCGCGCTGGACAAGCCGCTGTACGGGGTGAACCACCTGGCCTCGCACATCTGCGTCGACCAGCTGGAGCACGGGCCGCTGCCCGAACCGACGATGGCGCTGCTGGTGTCCGGTGGCCACTCCTCGCTGCTGCTCGCCCCGGACATCACCTCCGACGTCCGGCCCATGGGCGCGACGATCGACGACGCGGCGGGCGAGGCGTTCGACAAGATCGCGCGCGTGCTGGACCTGGGCTTCCCGGGCGGGCCGGTGATCGACCGGCTGGCGAGGGAGGGCGACCCGTCCGCGATCGCGTTCCCGCGCGGGCTCAGCGGGCCCCGGGACCCGGCGTACGACTTCTCCTTCTCCGGCCTCAAGACGGCGGTGGCCCGCTGGATCGAGGCCAAGCGGGCGGCGGGCGAAGAGGTGCCGGTACGCGACGTGGCGGCGTCCTTCCAGGAGGCCGTCGTCGACGTCCTGACCCGCAAGGCCGTGCGGGCCTGCAAGGACGAGGGCGTCGACCACCTGATGATCGGCGGCGGCGTGGCCGCCAACTCGCGGCTGCGGGCGTTGGCGGAGGAGCGGTGCGAGCGCGCCGGCATCCGCCTCCGGGTGCCGCGCCCCGGGCTGTGCACGGACAACGGCGCGATGGTCGCCGCCCTGGGCGCCGAGATGGTGGCCCGCAACCGGCCCGCATCCGACCTGGAGCTGTCGGCGGACTCCTCCCTCCCGGTGACGGACCCGCACGTGCCCGGCAACCACGGCCACGGTCACGGACACGATCACGACCACGTGCACGAGATCAGCAAGGACAACCTGTACTCATGA
- the rimI gene encoding ribosomal protein S18-alanine N-acetyltransferase, with the protein MRWWDIAPVLELERELFPDDAWSEGMFWSELAHARGPHATRRYVVAEEDDRLVGYAGLAAAGGLGDVQTIAVSRDQWGTGLGGRLLADLLQHATAFECDEVLLEVRVDNTRAQKLYERFGFEPIGFRRGYYQPGNIDALVMRLRVHTVQGTESTESHG; encoded by the coding sequence ATGCGCTGGTGGGACATCGCGCCGGTGCTGGAGCTGGAACGGGAGCTGTTCCCCGACGACGCCTGGTCGGAGGGCATGTTCTGGTCCGAGCTCGCCCACGCGCGCGGCCCGCACGCCACCCGCCGGTACGTCGTGGCGGAGGAGGACGACCGGCTGGTGGGGTACGCGGGGCTCGCCGCGGCCGGCGGGCTCGGCGACGTACAGACGATCGCCGTCTCCCGCGACCAGTGGGGCACCGGGCTGGGCGGGCGGCTGCTCGCCGACCTGCTCCAGCACGCCACCGCCTTCGAGTGCGACGAGGTCCTGCTCGAGGTGCGGGTGGACAACACCCGGGCCCAGAAGCTGTACGAACGCTTCGGCTTCGAACCGATCGGCTTCCGCCGCGGCTACTACCAGCCGGGCAACATCGACGCGCTCGTGATGCGCCTGCGCGTACACACCGTCCAAGGAACTGAGAGCACTGAGAGTCATGGCTGA
- the tsaB gene encoding tRNA (adenosine(37)-N6)-threonylcarbamoyltransferase complex dimerization subunit type 1 TsaB has product MLLLAMDTATPAVTVALHDGDSVVATSTRVDARRHGELLLPAVHQVLREAGRKLDAVTGIVVGVGPGPYTGLRVGLVTAATFASALGGVPVHGLCTLDGLAYASGIEEPFVVATDARRKEVYWARYDDCRTRVTDPSVDRPADIAQRVAGLPAVGAGARLYGEVFPDGRDPEHQSAAALASLAAERLRAGGAFEEPRPLYLRRPDAQVPKNYKVVTPK; this is encoded by the coding sequence GTGCTCTTGCTCGCCATGGATACCGCCACACCCGCCGTCACCGTCGCCCTCCACGACGGGGACTCCGTCGTCGCCACCTCCACCCGGGTCGACGCGCGCCGGCACGGGGAACTCCTGCTGCCCGCCGTCCACCAGGTGCTCCGGGAGGCCGGCCGCAAGCTCGACGCCGTGACCGGCATCGTCGTCGGCGTCGGCCCGGGCCCGTACACCGGACTGCGGGTCGGCCTGGTGACGGCGGCGACCTTCGCGTCGGCGCTCGGCGGGGTGCCGGTGCACGGACTGTGCACGCTGGACGGGCTCGCGTACGCCTCCGGGATCGAGGAGCCGTTCGTCGTGGCGACGGACGCGCGCCGCAAGGAGGTCTACTGGGCGCGGTACGACGACTGCCGCACCCGTGTCACGGACCCGTCCGTCGACCGGCCCGCCGACATCGCGCAGCGGGTCGCGGGCCTCCCGGCGGTCGGCGCCGGCGCGCGCCTGTACGGCGAGGTGTTCCCGGACGGCCGCGACCCCGAGCACCAGTCCGCCGCCGCGCTCGCATCGCTGGCCGCCGAGCGGCTGAGGGCGGGCGGGGCGTTCGAGGAGCCGCGCCCCCTGTACCTGCGGCGCCCCGACGCGCAGGTACCGAAGAACTACAAGGTGGTCACCCCGAAGTGA